In one window of Primulina tabacum isolate GXHZ01 chromosome 8, ASM2559414v2, whole genome shotgun sequence DNA:
- the LOC142553689 gene encoding uncharacterized protein LOC142553689 translates to MSAYDNVVTGKLKLKGKALDVKASGMKKKKQKKEYEQIPQAIESELSGKQLADLNDEDAAKTFGDESSTRWYDHLTPAERRYIEQREKIDSHKLAKTSNKSHRDRIQDFNQYLANMSEHYDIPKVGPG, encoded by the exons ATGTCTGCATATGATAATGTTGTCACTGGGAAGCTGAAACTTAAGGGCAAGGCTCTGGATGTGAAGGCGAGTgggatgaagaagaagaagcaaaAGAAGGAATACGAGCAAATTCCTCAAGCCATTGAGAGTGAATTATCTGGAA AGCAATTAGCTGACTTGAATGATGAAGATGCTGCAAAAACCTTTGGGGATGAAAGTTCCACTCGTTGGTATGATCATCTCACCCCAGCTGAGAGACGCTATATAGAACAAAGAGAGAAAATCGACTCGCATAAGCTGGCTAAGACATCTAATAAATCACACCGGGATCGCATTCAGGATTTCAATCAGTATCTTGCTAATATGAGTGAACATTATGACATTCCTAAAGTTGGCCCTGGCTAA
- the LOC142553691 gene encoding V-type proton ATPase catalytic subunit A, producing MPYAFGGQLTTFEDAEKESEYGYVRKVSGPVVVADGMGGAAMYELVRVGHDKLIGEIIRLEGDSATIQVYEETAGLMVNDPVLRTHKPLSVELGPGILGNIFDGIQRPLKTIAIKSGDVYIPRGVSVPALDKDTLWEFNPKKIGEGDLLTGGDLFATVFENSLMQHHVALPPDAMGKISYIAPAGQYSLKDTVLELEFQGVNKKFTMLQSWPVRTPRPVASKLAADTPLLTGQRVLDALFPSVLGGTCAIPGAFGCGKTVISQALSKYSNSDTVVYVGCGERGNEMAEVLMDFPQLTMTLPDGREESVMKRTTLVANTSNMPVAAREASIYTGITIAEYFRDMGYNVSMMADSTSRWAEALREISGRLAEMPADSGYPAYLAARLASFYERAGKVKCLGGPERTGSVTIVGAVSPPGGDFSDPVTSATLSIVQVFWGLDKKLAQRKHFPSVNWLISYSKYSGALESFYEKFDPDFIDIRTKAREVLQREDDLNEIVQLVGKDALAESDKITLETAKLLREDYLAQNAFTPYDKYCPFYKSVWMMRNIIHFYNLANQAVERGAGMDGQKITYTLIKHRLGDLFYRLVSQKFEDPGEGEEALVAKFNKLFDDLTSGFRNLEDETR from the exons ATGCCGTATGCGTTCGGAGGTCAGTTGACAACCTTCGAGGATGCCGAGAAGGAAAGCGAGTACGGCTACGTTCGGAAG GTTTCTGGACCTGTGGTTGTTGCTGATGGAATGGGAGGAGCTGCTATGTATGAACTAGTTCGTGTAGGACATGACAAGCTTATAGGGGAAATCATTCGATTGGAAGGAGATTCTGCCACTATTCAAG TATATGAAGAAACAGCTGGACTAATGGTGAATGATCCTGTTCTTCGTACACACAAG CCTTTATCTGTGGAATTGGGTCCAGGAATTTTGGGAAATATATTTGATGGTATCCAG AGGCCTCTGAAAACAATTGCCATAAAATCTGGTGATGTTTATATTCCTCGCGGTGTATCTGTCCCTGCACTTGACAAAGATACTCTTTGGGAATTTAACCCAAAGAAAATAG GAGAGGGAGATCTTTTGACGGGTGGTGACTTATTTGCG ACTGTATTTGAGAACAGTTTGATGCAACATCATGTTGCACTTCCTCCTGATGCTATGGGAAAGATATCCTACATTGCACCTGCTGGTCAGTATTCATTGAAG GACACTGTCCTTGAGCTCGAGTTTCAAGGTGTAAATAAGAAATTCACCATGCTTCAG AGTTGGCCTGTGCGTACTCCTAGGCCTGTAGCTTCAAAACTTGCTGCTGATACTCCTCTCTTGACTGGACAG CGTGTTCTTGATGCTCTATTCCCCTCTGTACTTGGTGGTACCTGTGCCATTCCTGGTGCATTTGGCTGTGGAAAAACTGTTATTAGTCAAGCACTTTCGAAG TATTCTAACTCCGACACTGTAGTCTACGTTGGTTGTGGAGAAAGAGGAAATGAAATGGCAGAG GTGCTTATGGATTTCCCACAATTGACAATGACACTGCCTGATGGTCGAGAGGAATCTGTCATGAAGCGTACAACACTGGTAGCTAATACATCAAATATGCCTGTGGCTGCTCGAGAAGCTTCAATTTACACAG GAATCACCATAGCTGAATATTTTAGAGATATGGGCTACAATGTCAGTATGATGGCTGATTCAACTTCTCGATGGGCAGAGGCATTGCGTGAAATTTCTGGTCGTCTG GCTGAAATGCCTGCAGACAGTGGATATCCTGCTTATTTGGCTGCGCGTTTGGCATCCTTTTATGAACGTGCTGGTAAAGTTAAATGTCTCGGTGGACCTGAAAGAACAGGAAGTGTCACAATTGTTGGTGCTGTTTCTCCTCCGGGAGGAGATTTCTCTGATCCTGTTACATCCGCAACTCTTAGTATTGTACAG GTTTTTTGGGGTCTAGACAAAAAATTGGCACAGAGGAAACATTTTCCTTCTGTAAACTGGCTTATATCTTATTCTAAGTATTCTGgg gCCTTAGAATCCTTTTACGAGAAGTTTGATCCAGATTTTATCGATATCAGGACAAAAGCTCGTGAAGTGCTGCAAAGAGAGGATGACTTGAATGAAATCGTGCAG CTTGTTGGAAAAGATGCTTTAGCTGAATCGGATAAAATTACCCTGGAAACTGCAAAACTCTTGAGGGAGGACTATCTCGCCCAGAATGCATTTACTCC ATACGATAAATATTGCCCATTCTACAAGTCAGTTTGGATGATGCGCAACATTATTCATTTCTACAATCTGGCTAATCAG GCGGTGGAGCGAGGAGCTGGTATGGATGGACAAAAGATAACTTACACCCTCATCAAGCATCGCTTAGGAGATTTGTTTTATCGTTTGGT TTCTCAGAAATTTGAGGATCCGGGGGAAGGAGAGGAAGCCCTGGTTGCTAAATTTAATAAACTGTTCGACGATTTGACCTCCGGTTTCCGCAATCTCGAGGATGAGACCCGGTGA
- the LOC142554558 gene encoding uncharacterized protein LOC142554558, whose protein sequence is MAASLSEVNTREVLRVSRLILSTEEEMLPEPEDSWMTPLIKFMVNNELPEDRALARKTKRQAPMFVLLNNILYRRSFQGPLLKCLSEKEVDYVLRKIHECCCAEHLGGMSLARKTMLAGFWWPTLSQDAAGVVRACEGCQHHLNFKHSPTTLMKPIWASWPFDQ, encoded by the coding sequence ATGGCTGCTTCTTTGTCAGAGGTAAATACCCGGGAGGTCTTGCGTGTTTCCCGTTTGATCCTTTCTACTGAGGAAGAAATGTTACCAGAGCCAGAGGACTCCTGGATGACACCTCTGATCAAGTTTATGGTAAATAATGAGTTGCCCGAAGACAGAGCCCTAGCTCGGAAAACTAAGAGACAAGCTCCCatgtttgttctcttaaataatattttgtataggAGATCATTCCAGGGACCTCTTTTGAAATGCTTATCTGAGAAAGAGGTGGATTATGTACTCCGAAAAATTCATGAATGTTGTTGTGCCGAGCACCTTGGGGGAATGTCTTTGGCCCgaaaaacaatgcttgctgGTTTCTGGTGGCCAACTTTAAGTCAAGATGCTGCTGGGGTGGTCCGAGCTTGTGAAGGCTGTCAACATCATTTAAATTTTAAGCACAGTCCGACTACCCTCATGAAGCCTATCTGGGCATCTTGGCCCTTTGATCAATGA
- the LOC142554559 gene encoding uncharacterized protein LOC142554559: MACTRRTNQDNSRAQDDGGQTSRQGGQVNNTGPNLITLTPEALQKIVSDAIKQAMARKEVSHPDTPPGDRQGHEQEQERREDEGAGEDEESSAGSKSPTVAEELLELRQKMKLLEGQLENHGTSRAVIRGCPFAENIFRELLPENFKSAKVKDYDGNADPEEHLARFENMVMLHCYTDRIKCKVFLTTLVDSAQRWFEGLTSQSISSFEDFQKVFLQHFSISKKYKKTAFSLFEVKQSPEESLRAYIRRFNRVALDVPTCATETTTTAFTQGLREGEFFKSLTKKVPRDFEDLLSRAEKYINMEEAQKQKREAVRKERGDRVSKPEERGQKRGNTWHFSHHVPLKIAREREVQECSRDLAPDHQLSRPEPKGFYSLHKVCHHNTEDCKTLKGNYVSPYIPGPSNNSQRPRVPPWTSREPGFSARGGSMRKIPRIEPNRRREPEPERKRNFPTAAGLIKMILGGSTDGDSNRARKSRSRKECLEVEGARRSEAVISFGPEDLEGVNLPHNNALVIQARVANYDILRFFMDSGSSVNVIFKDAFMQMDLQGYHLEAVETALFGFAGHMVYPEGEIVLPLTLGSQDLKKTVMTLFTVVDSPSSYNIILGRPAMNELRAVASTYHQKIKFPVGARVGEVRGDQPSSRKCYVEAVRADQSKTRREGKKAKVDGVEGGVMERGEVHFVAEEE; the protein is encoded by the coding sequence atggcCTGTACGAGAAGAACCAACCAAGATAATTCTCGCGCCCAGGATGACGGAGGGCAGACTTCAAGACAGGGTGGTCAGGTTAATAATACCGGACCAAATCTCATTACATTAACCCCGGAGGCGTTACAAAAGATTGTATCCGATGCCATAAAGCAAGCTATGGCCAGGAAAGAAGTCTCTCATCCTGATACACCACCCGGGGATAGACAGGGACATGAGCAGGAGCAGGAGAGGAGGGAGGATGAGGGGGCAGGAGAAGACGAGGAATCCAGCGCCGGGTCCAAATCTCCTACCGTGGCAGAGGAGTTGTTGGAGTTGAGACAGAAGATGAAGTTGTTGGAAGGACAGTTGGAGAATCACGGTACTTCCCGGGCTGTCATTAGGGGATGCCCGTTTGCTGAGAACATTTTCCGGGAACTTCTTCCCGAAAATTTCAAGTCTGCAaaggtgaaagactatgatggcAACGCAGACCCGGAGGAGCACCTGGCcaggtttgaaaatatggtcatgttgcactgttacactgATCGAATCAAGTGTAAGGTGTTCCTTACAACACTGGTGGATTCAGCTCAGAGGTGGTTCGAGGGCTTGACTTCCCAAAGCATCAGCTCTTTTGAAGATTTCCAGAAGGTGTTTTTACAACATTTCAGCATCAGTAAAAAGTACaaaaagactgcttttagtcttTTTGAAGTTAAGCAGAGCCCAGAAGAGAGTTTAAGGGCTTATATCAGAAGGTTCAACAGAGTGGCCTTGGACGTCCCCACTTGTGCCACTGAAACAACGACTACTGCATTCACCCAGGGTTTGAGAGAGGGTGAATTCTTCAAGTCATTGACCAAGAAGGTGCCTAGGGATTTCGAGGATCTGTTGTCACGAGCAGAAAAGTATATCAATATGGAGGAGGCCCAAAAACAGAAGAGGGAAGCTGTGAGAAAGGAGAGAGGAGATCGGGTGTCTAAGCCCGAGGAGAGGGGACAGAAAAGGGGCAATACATGGCACTTTTCTCATCACGTGCCTCTGAAAATTGCCCGGGAAAGGGAAGTACAGGAATGCAGCAGAGATTTGGCCCCGGATCATCAGTTATCCCGGCCAGAGCCGAAAGGATTTTACTCTCTTCACAAAGTGTGCCACCATAACACTGAAGATTGCAAAACATTGAAGGGGAATTATGTCTCACCTTACATCCCGGGACCCAGCAACAATAGCCAGAGGCCGAGAGTGCCACCCTGGACGTCTCGGGAACCAGGATTCAGCGCCCGAGGAGGAAGTATGAGGAAAATCCCGAGGATTGAGCCCAATAGAAGAAGGGAGCCTGAACCCGAGAGGAAAAGGAATTTTCCCACTGCTGCGGGattgattaaaatgatattaggaggctctactgatggagactccaaCCGAGCAAGGAAGTCGAGAAGTAGGAAAGAGTGTTTGGAGGTGGAGGGAGCGAGAAGGAGTGAGGCGGTCATCAGTTTTGGCCCGGAAGATTTGGAGGGGGTGAATCTGCCCCACAACAATGCCCTGGTGATCCAAGCCCGAGTGGCAAATTATGATATTCTACGATTTTTCATGGACTCGGGCAGCTCTgttaatgtaatttttaaagatgcctttatgcagatggatttgcagggcTATCACTTGGAGGCTGTGGAAACTGCCCTCTTTGGTTTTGCTGGCCATATGGTTTACCCGGAAGGGGAGATTGTTTTGCCATTAACCCTGGGTTCTCAGGATCTTAAAAAGACGGTGATGACTTTATTTACCGTAGTGGACTCCCcatcatcatataatatcattctgGGAAGGCCGGCTATGAACGAGCTGAGAGCCGTAGCATCCACATACCACCAAAAGATAAAGTTTCCAGTGGGAGCCCGGGTGGGAGAAGTCCGAGGAGATCAGCCATCCTCCCGAAAGTGCTATGTGGAGGCAGTCCGGGCTGATCAGAGCAAGACCAGGAGGGAAGGGAAAAAGGCAAAGGTGGATGGAGTAGAAGGGGGAGTGATGGAAAGAGGAGAGGTGCACTTTGTAGCAGAAGAGGAGTAG